In Alphaproteobacteria bacterium US3C007, one genomic interval encodes:
- a CDS encoding cupin domain-containing protein, whose translation MQTLFSKNFNDADEVKNPPKAKVEVVKLGNVNASKLVLQPGWVWSECIKPTVGGDSCQAGHIGIVISGRLGCSHDDGSKIEVGPGDAYYFAPGHDGWVIGDEPCVMYEIVEGGKDFGPWKHAH comes from the coding sequence ATGCAAACTCTTTTCTCAAAGAATTTTAATGATGCAGATGAAGTTAAAAACCCACCGAAAGCCAAAGTAGAGGTGGTGAAGCTTGGCAATGTAAACGCCTCAAAATTAGTTTTACAGCCAGGTTGGGTCTGGTCAGAATGTATCAAACCCACCGTTGGTGGCGATAGCTGCCAAGCTGGGCATATCGGTATTGTTATTTCTGGACGGCTCGGTTGCTCGCATGATGATGGCTCAAAAATAGAAGTGGGGCCCGGTGATGCCTATTACTTCGCGCCGGGCCATGATGGTTGGGTTATCGGAGATGAGCCCTGCGTGATGTATGAGATTGTTGAAGGCGGAAAAGATTTCGGCCCTTGGAAACACGCGCATTAA
- a CDS encoding DUF938 domain-containing protein codes for MVHRKNLPKTASVAQDEGKGRLNAPSAERNMPAILSLVKRFAPHRGWALEIASGTGQHIVSLAAAVPELIWQPSDVDPSRLKSIKIWINEKKRDNVEPPILLDATETGWSKVNNQYDLIFVSNLLHLVSREEAEILITEISRALAPDGMAILYGPFKRQGELSSQGDIDFHQSIIEADPALGYKNDADILGLFAQRGLMHKQTENMPANNLSFVFQKN; via the coding sequence ATGGTGCATCGAAAAAACCTTCCAAAGACGGCAAGCGTCGCACAAGATGAGGGCAAAGGGCGGTTGAACGCGCCATCGGCTGAACGAAATATGCCGGCCATTTTATCGCTGGTGAAACGCTTTGCGCCACACCGCGGGTGGGCTTTAGAAATCGCAAGCGGAACTGGCCAACACATCGTGTCACTTGCCGCAGCGGTTCCAGAGCTCATTTGGCAGCCGTCAGATGTGGATCCATCTCGTTTAAAAAGTATCAAGATTTGGATCAATGAGAAAAAGCGAGATAACGTGGAACCACCGATCCTGCTAGATGCGACCGAGACGGGATGGTCAAAGGTAAATAACCAATATGATCTGATTTTCGTGTCAAACCTGCTGCATTTGGTGAGCCGCGAAGAAGCAGAAATCTTGATCACAGAAATTTCCAGGGCGCTTGCCCCAGATGGGATGGCCATTCTGTATGGTCCCTTCAAGCGCCAGGGTGAATTGAGCAGCCAAGGCGATATCGACTTTCATCAAAGCATTATCGAAGCCGATCCAGCACTGGGATATAAAAATGACGCGGATATCCTTGGTCTATTCGCTCAGAGAGGTCTTATGCACAAGCAAACTGAAAATATGCCTGCCAATAATTTGTCGTTTGTTTTCCAGAAAAATTAG
- a CDS encoding nuclear transport factor 2 family protein, with protein MSLYNKLTEAWENHDVEAYWACFHPDWEMTWHSTGKVTNLNSMSAEQMKAIMENADIKNRRCIYENDDILVQHLRADYPNGTKDATMHVS; from the coding sequence TTGTCGCTTTATAACAAACTGACAGAAGCCTGGGAAAACCATGACGTAGAGGCTTACTGGGCCTGCTTTCACCCCGATTGGGAAATGACGTGGCATTCCACTGGCAAAGTCACAAATCTAAACAGCATGAGCGCCGAACAAATGAAAGCGATCATGGAAAATGCTGATATCAAAAACCGCCGCTGCATTTATGAAAATGACGATATATTGGTGCAACATTTACGCGCAGATTACCCGAATGGAACCAAAGACGCCACGATGCATGTTTCCTAA